Proteins encoded in a region of the Mucilaginibacter sabulilitoris genome:
- a CDS encoding TonB-dependent receptor has protein sequence MINFDRKSAMAVRAWQKTIKIMKLVTVLLLTGIMHIHAAVYSQNVYNFNVNNISVKQMFKQIEKTSKYTVFYRLDQVNIDKKINVELADASIETVMKNVLQNQPLTFQVVDDIIIIKPANDKTIAAVTVTGLVKDINGNALPGVSVKLAGSTLGTVTDINGKYSLTLPDGTGTLEFSFLGFTPQRIPVNGQTTINVTLSEESKALNEVVVVGYTTLKKKDLTGAVAVVNTKDLNKTASSSVNSQLQGQAAGVTVTGSGQPGEEPQVHIRGFNTFGNNTPLYVVDGIPTYDVSTMNPNDIESLQVLKDASSASIYGSRAANGVIIITTKKGKGKVNIQYDAYYGTQVPKGGNVWNILSPTDMATLKKTAQTNSGATEFQDDQYNPSGVGSKYTLPDYITPAGAKNGSPEVNPSLYYVNPFYTSPDDFNNFYRITKANKAGTDWYHEIFKSAPMTSHNLTLSGSTDQASYLFSLNYFNQQGTLIDTYLKRYTLRSNTSFNITKSIRVGENLAYSISRTPQIADGTTHAQISANNADGVITMALREQPIVPVYDIKGNYAGSYGSGLGDANNPVAIQQRTRVNGSTDYRLFGNMFAEADIIKGLTLRTSFGGDITNGSAHAFSYPTYENVENSLTNSYSEDSYNNYSFTWTNTLTYQRLFGKHDLKVVAGTEAAEGHNSSVGGSRQGYFNFDPNYVNLSTGSASGLGNYSDRSSTSLFSEFARLDYTYADKYLFNATIRRDGASQFSKNNQYGYFPAFSAGWRISQESFLRDVKWITDLKIRGGWGIMGNQININGANAYTTFNTSIGQSYYPINGGPDISPGFYQNQIANSNAKWEKDVNTNFGFDATLFDGNIAITADYYRKDIRDLLFNAKQLGTAGNGDVPFVNVGKMKTDGLDISVTGNFRANSDLNFTVTGTATTYSNKILNVSQGANYFYGDVAGRFDGFITRNQVGHSLGEFYGYQIVGFWNTQAEINAADAGAQKVLNDPAAVYQTDNAVGRFKYKDVNGDGVITPDDRTFIGNPNPKVTAGLNLGVNYKNFDASIFMYGSFGNKLWNSVKYWTDFYAGFETAKSHTALYDSWTPSNHNAKAPIQEINASTSSGSTPNSYFVENGTYVRIRNAQIGYTFNIPSLKKAGIQKLRIYASATNLLTITGYSGTDPELGGSTNSFGIDEGSYASPRTFLFGVNFSL, from the coding sequence ATGATAAATTTTGACAGAAAATCTGCAATGGCTGTGCGTGCATGGCAAAAAACGATTAAAATTATGAAGCTTGTTACTGTTTTGCTCCTTACAGGTATCATGCACATACACGCTGCCGTCTATTCGCAAAACGTTTACAATTTCAACGTAAATAATATCTCGGTTAAACAAATGTTTAAGCAGATAGAAAAAACCAGTAAATACACTGTTTTCTATCGGCTTGACCAGGTTAACATAGATAAAAAAATTAACGTAGAGCTGGCCGACGCCTCCATTGAAACGGTGATGAAAAATGTGCTTCAGAATCAGCCCCTAACATTCCAGGTGGTTGATGATATCATTATCATTAAACCAGCTAACGACAAAACTATAGCTGCCGTTACGGTAACGGGCTTAGTTAAGGATATTAACGGCAATGCCTTGCCGGGAGTAAGCGTAAAGCTTGCCGGGAGCACATTAGGTACCGTTACCGACATTAACGGCAAATACAGCCTTACACTGCCCGATGGCACCGGCACTCTTGAATTTAGCTTTCTTGGTTTCACGCCGCAGCGTATACCTGTTAACGGACAAACAACCATTAATGTAACGCTTAGTGAAGAGTCAAAAGCACTAAACGAAGTTGTAGTAGTAGGTTATACCACCCTCAAGAAAAAGGATCTTACCGGCGCCGTAGCGGTTGTAAACACCAAGGACCTGAACAAAACAGCTTCATCCTCGGTAAACAGCCAGTTACAGGGCCAGGCCGCAGGTGTTACCGTTACCGGATCTGGGCAACCGGGTGAAGAACCTCAGGTACACATCAGGGGTTTTAATACTTTTGGCAATAACACGCCTTTATATGTAGTTGATGGTATCCCAACTTACGACGTAAGTACCATGAACCCAAATGATATAGAATCTTTACAGGTATTGAAAGATGCAAGCTCTGCATCAATATATGGTTCGCGGGCGGCAAACGGGGTTATCATTATTACTACCAAAAAAGGTAAAGGAAAAGTAAATATCCAGTACGATGCTTATTATGGCACACAAGTACCCAAAGGCGGCAATGTTTGGAATATTCTTAGTCCAACAGATATGGCTACTCTTAAAAAAACAGCCCAAACTAACTCCGGCGCTACCGAGTTTCAGGATGATCAGTATAATCCAAGTGGTGTTGGATCTAAGTATACCCTGCCCGATTATATTACGCCGGCAGGTGCTAAAAATGGTTCTCCGGAGGTTAATCCATCTTTATATTATGTAAATCCTTTTTATACTTCTCCTGACGACTTTAACAACTTTTACCGCATAACCAAAGCCAATAAAGCGGGTACCGACTGGTATCATGAGATATTTAAATCGGCCCCGATGACCAGTCATAACTTAACCTTAAGCGGCAGCACCGACCAGGCCAGCTACCTGTTCTCCCTCAATTATTTTAACCAGCAGGGTACCCTGATAGATACCTATCTTAAACGATACACCCTGCGCTCAAATACGTCTTTTAATATCACCAAGAGCATCAGAGTTGGCGAAAACCTGGCTTATTCTATTTCCAGAACCCCACAAATTGCCGATGGAACAACTCATGCACAAATAAGTGCTAATAATGCCGATGGTGTTATTACCATGGCACTGCGCGAACAGCCTATTGTACCAGTTTATGATATCAAAGGCAACTACGCAGGTAGTTACGGATCAGGCCTGGGCGATGCGAACAACCCGGTGGCAATACAACAACGCACAAGGGTAAATGGATCAACAGATTACCGCTTGTTTGGTAATATGTTTGCTGAGGCCGACATTATTAAAGGGCTTACCCTTCGTACTAGCTTTGGCGGCGACATTACAAATGGCAGCGCCCACGCTTTCAGTTACCCAACCTATGAAAATGTGGAGAACTCGCTAACTAACAGCTATAGTGAAGACTCCTACAATAACTACAGTTTTACCTGGACAAACACGCTTACCTATCAAAGACTCTTTGGCAAGCATGATTTGAAGGTAGTAGCCGGTACCGAGGCTGCAGAAGGTCACAACAGCAGCGTAGGAGGCAGCAGGCAAGGCTATTTCAACTTTGACCCCAATTATGTAAATCTTTCAACAGGCTCGGCAAGTGGATTGGGAAATTACAGCGATCGCAGTTCTACCTCGTTGTTTTCAGAATTTGCACGTTTGGATTATACCTATGCGGATAAATACTTGTTTAACGCAACCATACGCCGTGACGGGGCTTCACAATTTTCAAAAAACAACCAATACGGTTATTTTCCGGCATTCAGCGCTGGCTGGCGCATATCACAGGAAAGCTTTCTCCGTGATGTAAAATGGATCACCGATTTAAAAATCAGGGGTGGCTGGGGAATCATGGGTAACCAGATCAATATCAATGGGGCCAACGCTTACACAACCTTTAACACAAGTATTGGCCAATCTTATTATCCCATCAACGGCGGACCGGATATATCACCCGGTTTCTATCAAAACCAGATTGCTAACTCCAATGCAAAATGGGAAAAAGACGTAAATACCAACTTTGGTTTTGATGCCACCTTGTTTGACGGTAATATAGCGATAACCGCCGATTACTATCGTAAAGATATCCGGGACCTGCTTTTTAATGCCAAGCAGTTGGGCACGGCAGGCAATGGCGACGTGCCATTTGTAAACGTAGGTAAAATGAAAACTGACGGGCTTGACATCTCGGTTACCGGGAATTTTAGGGCCAACAGCGATCTGAACTTTACTGTTACAGGTACGGCTACCACCTACAGCAACAAAATACTCAATGTGTCGCAGGGGGCTAATTATTTTTATGGCGACGTTGCCGGACGCTTTGACGGCTTTATAACACGTAACCAGGTTGGCCATTCATTAGGCGAGTTTTATGGATATCAGATAGTTGGTTTCTGGAACACCCAGGCTGAAATTAACGCGGCTGATGCGGGCGCTCAAAAAGTTTTGAATGATCCGGCAGCTGTTTACCAGACCGACAACGCCGTAGGTCGTTTTAAATATAAAGATGTTAACGGCGATGGTGTTATAACTCCAGACGACCGCACTTTTATAGGCAACCCTAACCCTAAGGTTACCGCAGGTTTAAATTTGGGGGTAAATTATAAGAATTTTGATGCCAGCATATTCATGTACGGCTCATTCGGAAATAAACTCTGGAACAGCGTTAAATACTGGACAGATTTTTATGCCGGCTTTGAAACAGCCAAAAGCCATACTGCCTTATATGATTCCTGGACACCCAGTAACCATAATGCCAAAGCTCCTATACAGGAAATTAATGCATCAACAAGCAGCGGCTCTACACCTAACTCATACTTTGTTGAAAACGGCACTTATGTGCGCATCCGTAACGCACAAATTGGTTATACCTTCAATATACCGAGCTTAAAAAAGGCAGGGATACAAAAATTAAGAATCTACGCTTCGGCAACTAACCTACTTACCATAACCGGCTATAGCGGCACCGACCCCGAACTGGGTGGCAGCACCAACAGTTTTGGTATTGATGAAGGCAGCTATGCAAGCCCACGTACATTTTTATTCGGAGTTAATTTTTCATTATAA
- a CDS encoding FecR family protein translates to MDNEEIKLLLVKYITREADESEIDRIRDWVNAHPENEQYFAQLYETWQNMLYLNPEAINREKAFNNFSAVTLPPPSKYRQLVKWSKVAAVIALFGVLSVLLIKHYTQNIESVRQVSVNKGATKKMVLADGTLVWLNAGSKLNYNTDFGKKNRTVYLEGEAFFEIASGKKPIPFIVNTKNYTIRDIGTKFNLKAYPNDPFFETTVVKGEVSVEGNVNSSAREMSRIYVKPRQVLRIYYQQQNEKYTYKTDDLQGLKNLNEIQVLQVDSAKMDKYDGWKQNLLVFDGNTLEEIAKVLERRYNVKIIMDDAGLQNIKYSGSFRSVASVNKVLDLIKGNTDIDYTITDNTITITKSNN, encoded by the coding sequence ATGGACAACGAAGAGATAAAACTGTTATTAGTAAAGTACATTACAAGGGAAGCTGACGAAAGTGAGATTGACCGGATTAGAGATTGGGTAAACGCGCACCCCGAAAATGAACAGTACTTTGCCCAGCTATACGAAACCTGGCAAAACATGCTGTATTTAAACCCGGAGGCTATAAATCGCGAAAAGGCGTTTAACAACTTTTCGGCTGTGACATTACCCCCGCCATCAAAATACCGGCAACTGGTTAAGTGGAGCAAGGTGGCAGCTGTTATTGCACTGTTTGGTGTACTCTCGGTATTACTAATAAAACATTACACACAAAATATTGAAAGTGTAAGACAGGTATCCGTTAACAAAGGGGCTACAAAAAAAATGGTTTTGGCCGACGGTACCCTGGTTTGGTTAAATGCGGGTAGTAAGCTGAATTATAACACCGATTTTGGTAAAAAGAACAGAACAGTTTACCTCGAAGGCGAAGCTTTTTTTGAAATAGCTTCCGGTAAAAAACCAATTCCCTTTATTGTAAATACAAAAAACTACACCATTAGGGACATTGGCACCAAATTTAACCTGAAGGCCTACCCCAACGATCCGTTCTTTGAAACAACTGTTGTAAAAGGAGAAGTTTCGGTTGAAGGCAATGTTAACAGCAGCGCGCGCGAAATGAGCAGGATATATGTTAAGCCGCGCCAGGTGCTCCGCATATATTATCAACAGCAGAATGAAAAATACACCTATAAAACCGACGATTTACAGGGGCTTAAAAACCTTAATGAAATACAGGTATTACAGGTTGATTCGGCCAAAATGGATAAGTATGACGGCTGGAAACAAAATCTACTGGTTTTTGATGGTAACACCCTTGAAGAAATAGCAAAGGTACTGGAACGCAGGTACAACGTAAAAATAATTATGGACGATGCCGGTTTACAAAATATAAAATACTCAGGCAGTTTCAGGAGTGTGGCTTCTGTAAACAAAGTGCTTGATCTAATAAAGGGCAACACCGATATCGATTATACCATAACAGACAACACCATTACCATTACCAAAAGCAACAACTAA
- a CDS encoding RNA polymerase sigma-70 factor — MITKNNDILITKLTQGDARAFEVLFKLHYTRLTLFSNRFINDLSVAEEIVADVFALLWEKGHELTFSTSVSSYLFKMVQNRSLNYLKHQKIENLYVSYLEKNNLFDEVRSAVEDGYEEKELARQINDAINTLPEKCREIFMLSRFSDMKYKEIAGQLNISPKTVERQVSIALEKLRKTLKHVTYMLFL, encoded by the coding sequence ATGATTACCAAAAACAACGATATACTGATTACAAAACTTACTCAGGGCGATGCCCGGGCATTTGAAGTTTTATTTAAACTTCACTATACCCGTCTTACGCTTTTTTCGAACCGGTTTATAAATGACCTTTCTGTCGCCGAAGAAATTGTTGCTGATGTTTTTGCACTGCTATGGGAAAAGGGGCATGAGCTTACTTTTTCAACATCGGTAAGCTCGTATCTTTTTAAGATGGTGCAAAACCGGAGCCTTAATTATTTGAAACATCAAAAGATCGAAAATCTGTACGTTTCCTATCTCGAAAAGAATAATCTTTTTGATGAAGTACGCAGTGCCGTTGAAGATGGGTATGAGGAGAAGGAGCTTGCCAGGCAGATAAATGATGCTATAAACACGCTGCCCGAAAAATGCCGCGAAATTTTTATGCTGAGCCGCTTCAGCGATATGAAATATAAAGAAATTGCCGGTCAGTTGAATATATCGCCTAAAACGGTTGAACGGCAGGTAAGCATAGCTCTTGAAAAGCTCAGGAAAACTTTAAAGCATGTTACCTATATGCTGTTTTTATAA
- a CDS encoding TonB family protein encodes MIKRWFIGTIVLLLLAFTAFAQQPVFKGGQQALTNFLKIKIVYPEYSRQNCISGTIDVAFRLDKDGRVTNAAVQRGLGIDLDDEALRVIKLTSGQWTVPSDYNVTTNLVQPIQFDPEPTRCASVNATNMQAAIDDYKKRQELENAVTNYYINKYKGKADLSKESYILALKKQLGFDDDLINDLLKQANEKLKQGDNDSACTDWNFIHNIGSDKADSFITKYCGSLQ; translated from the coding sequence ATGATAAAGCGCTGGTTCATAGGTACTATAGTATTGCTGTTATTGGCTTTTACCGCGTTTGCCCAGCAACCGGTTTTTAAAGGCGGACAGCAGGCGCTTACTAATTTTTTAAAGATCAAAATAGTTTATCCCGAATATTCAAGGCAAAATTGTATTTCTGGTACTATTGATGTGGCCTTCCGGCTCGATAAGGATGGTCGTGTAACCAACGCTGCCGTGCAACGTGGCCTGGGTATTGATTTGGACGATGAAGCGTTGCGGGTAATAAAACTCACATCGGGCCAATGGACAGTTCCTTCAGATTATAACGTAACCACCAATCTTGTACAGCCCATCCAGTTTGATCCGGAGCCAACCCGCTGTGCGTCTGTTAACGCAACCAACATGCAAGCCGCTATTGACGATTATAAGAAACGGCAGGAGCTGGAAAACGCAGTAACCAATTATTACATCAATAAATACAAAGGCAAGGCCGATCTCTCAAAGGAATCATACATCCTGGCGCTCAAAAAACAATTGGGTTTTGATGACGACCTGATAAATGATTTACTGAAGCAAGCCAATGAAAAACTAAAACAAGGTGATAATGACAGCGCCTGCACCGACTGGAATTTTATCCATAACATTGGTAGCGACAAAGCCGATAGTTTTATCACAAAATATTGCGGCAGTCTCCAATAA
- a CDS encoding peptidoglycan DD-metalloendopeptidase family protein: MDRHIFLENFINNNPEAIGKVVDFDAGTDRLFSFDFTAASTELTTAIIADTQKFSDWVNNKLKTNNCRYGIGGYMEHRTIYAVSPHFDTDDEPRRLHLGVDIWGDAGTPVYTPLEGTVHSFQDNGNLGDYGPAIILQHDLDGLTLYSLYGHLSRKSLKGLTVGMLVSKNQQIGTLGNNQENGQWPPHLHFQLMFDMEGKYGDYPGVCRYSEKEKYRLNVPDPGLVLKFSWFKFRRRAKSVSILTIIKP, from the coding sequence ATGGACCGCCATATTTTTTTAGAAAACTTTATCAACAATAATCCCGAAGCCATTGGCAAGGTAGTTGATTTTGATGCCGGCACCGACCGGCTTTTTTCATTTGATTTTACCGCAGCCAGTACCGAACTAACTACAGCCATTATTGCTGATACGCAAAAGTTTAGTGATTGGGTAAACAACAAACTAAAGACTAACAATTGCAGGTACGGCATTGGCGGCTATATGGAACACCGAACCATATATGCTGTGAGCCCGCATTTTGATACGGATGATGAACCCCGGCGCCTGCACCTCGGAGTTGACATTTGGGGTGATGCCGGTACTCCTGTTTATACCCCCCTTGAAGGTACGGTACACAGTTTTCAGGACAATGGTAACCTGGGCGACTACGGTCCGGCCATTATATTACAGCATGATCTCGATGGCTTAACGCTGTATAGCCTTTACGGTCACCTGAGCCGCAAAAGTCTGAAAGGCTTAACTGTTGGTATGTTGGTAAGTAAAAATCAGCAAATAGGCACGTTGGGCAATAATCAGGAAAACGGTCAATGGCCGCCACACCTGCATTTCCAGCTTATGTTTGATATGGAAGGCAAGTATGGCGATTATCCCGGCGTATGTCGGTACTCAGAAAAGGAAAAATATCGTTTGAATGTCCCTGATCCGGGATTGGTATTAAAGTTTTCGTGGTTCAAATTTAGACGTCGGGCTAAATCTGTGTCTATCCTAACCATTATTAAGCCTTAG
- the rbfA gene encoding 30S ribosome-binding factor RbfA has product MESKRQQKFAGVIQQDLAAIFQREGINYLPNTLVTITKVRVTPDLAIARIFLSFFGNNNLQLALQTIKSHASEIRYKLGARIKDQVRIIPQLEFFVDDTSEYVERMDKIFEKISKEERQPDTE; this is encoded by the coding sequence ATGGAATCAAAACGTCAGCAAAAATTTGCCGGAGTAATACAGCAGGATCTGGCCGCTATATTTCAGCGCGAGGGCATTAATTATTTGCCAAATACACTGGTAACTATCACTAAAGTACGCGTAACACCAGACTTAGCCATTGCCCGTATATTTTTAAGCTTTTTTGGCAACAACAACCTGCAACTGGCCCTGCAAACCATTAAATCGCACGCTTCCGAAATCAGGTATAAACTCGGCGCCCGCATTAAGGACCAGGTAAGGATCATCCCTCAGCTGGAATTTTTTGTTGACGATACCAGTGAGTATGTGGAGCGCATGGATAAGATCTTTGAAAAAATAAGCAAAGAAGAACGGCAGCCCGATACTGAATAA
- a CDS encoding FtsX-like permease family protein produces MNTSVYIAKRYLFSGKKMHAINIISGISMLGVLIGSAALIIILSVFNGFEKVILSLYSNFTPEIKIETRRGKTFDPNIPYFNALHRDARIISYTQVLEEKVLIRYGDKPFLGTIKGVSDDFLKNKQLDSTVSNGSFTLKSNKQMFAVVGSTIQGNLGINVHDNLTPLQIYSPRRGIISSANPLDEFVVRSINVSGVFAIQQEFDDILVTPIEFARDLLDQPKEVSSIELTYKRGTDLTSVQKDIEQAVGSKYTVKNRKEQNTELYKTLNYERWSIFMILTFVLIIAIFNIIGSLTMLVIDKRQDIAILSSLGANKQTIQGIFFFEGMMISLIGCVAGVLLGLVFCLLQQHYGWIKMGAQMSVIDAYPIDLDIANFGLVFLTVGAISVVASGISARLSIKGLDEIKQDL; encoded by the coding sequence TTGAATACCTCGGTATATATAGCTAAGCGGTACCTGTTCTCGGGCAAAAAAATGCATGCCATCAATATTATTTCAGGCATATCTATGCTCGGGGTTTTAATTGGCAGCGCGGCCCTTATCATTATTTTATCGGTGTTTAACGGTTTCGAAAAGGTAATACTTTCGTTGTATAGCAATTTTACACCCGAAATAAAGATAGAAACCCGCCGGGGTAAAACTTTTGACCCGAACATACCTTATTTCAATGCCTTACACAGGGATGCCCGCATAATATCCTATACGCAGGTACTGGAGGAAAAAGTACTGATCAGGTATGGCGACAAGCCTTTTTTGGGAACAATCAAGGGTGTAAGCGATGATTTTTTAAAAAATAAGCAGCTTGACAGCACCGTTTCAAACGGGTCATTTACCCTTAAAAGCAATAAACAAATGTTTGCAGTAGTTGGCTCAACCATACAGGGCAATCTGGGTATCAATGTGCACGACAATCTTACGCCTTTGCAAATATATTCGCCAAGGCGTGGCATCATCAGCTCGGCCAATCCGTTGGATGAATTTGTGGTACGGTCCATTAACGTATCGGGCGTTTTTGCCATACAGCAGGAATTTGATGATATCCTGGTAACCCCAATTGAATTTGCCCGCGATCTGCTCGATCAGCCTAAAGAAGTATCATCCATTGAACTAACTTATAAAAGAGGTACCGATTTAACCTCGGTTCAAAAGGACATAGAACAGGCTGTCGGCAGCAAGTACACTGTAAAAAACCGCAAGGAGCAAAATACCGAGCTGTACAAAACACTGAACTACGAGCGCTGGTCGATATTTATGATACTGACCTTTGTGCTGATCATAGCAATATTTAATATCATTGGTTCGTTAACCATGCTGGTGATAGACAAACGACAGGACATTGCCATTTTAAGCAGCCTTGGGGCCAACAAGCAAACTATACAAGGCATTTTCTTTTTTGAAGGGATGATGATATCGTTAATTGGCTGTGTGGCAGGTGTTTTATTGGGACTCGTCTTCTGCCTTTTACAGCAGCATTATGGCTGGATTAAAATGGGTGCGCAAATGTCGGTAATTGATGCTTACCCTATTGACCTGGATATTGCCAATTTTGGATTGGTATTTTTAACAGTAGGCGCCATATCTGTGGTGGCATCAGGGATAAGCGCGCGTTTAAGTATTAAAGGGTTGGACGAAATCAAACAGGATTTGTAA
- a CDS encoding MBL fold metallo-hydrolase: MAKVKSFINNPYQENTYILYDEIGECVIIDPGMYTASEQNAVTNFIRDNNLKPVALLNTHCHIDHVLGNKFIFDKYGLKPQFHMGESEVLAAVVAYAPQMGIRYEVSPMPDMYLPETGSIQFGNTTLQLIFAPGHSPAHLCFYDEEANILIGGDVLFRLSIGRTDLPGGNFSTLIDNIETKLFALPDDCTVYPGHGPETTIGYEKQNNPFLT, from the coding sequence ATGGCAAAAGTTAAATCATTTATAAATAACCCCTATCAGGAAAATACCTATATTTTATATGATGAAATTGGCGAATGTGTAATTATTGATCCGGGCATGTACACCGCTTCTGAACAAAATGCGGTAACTAATTTTATCAGGGATAATAATTTAAAACCTGTAGCACTGCTCAACACTCATTGCCATATAGATCATGTACTGGGTAATAAATTTATATTTGACAAATACGGACTAAAACCACAGTTTCACATGGGCGAGTCGGAAGTGCTGGCGGCTGTTGTGGCTTATGCCCCCCAAATGGGTATCCGTTATGAAGTATCCCCCATGCCTGACATGTACCTCCCCGAAACAGGGAGCATACAATTTGGTAATACCACGCTCCAATTAATATTCGCGCCCGGGCATTCACCTGCCCATTTATGTTTTTATGATGAGGAAGCCAATATTTTAATTGGCGGCGATGTATTGTTCAGGCTGAGTATTGGTCGCACCGATTTGCCTGGTGGTAATTTCAGCACACTGATAGATAATATCGAAACCAAACTATTCGCCCTGCCCGATGACTGTACGGTTTATCCCGGTCACGGCCCCGAAACCACTATTGGTTACGAAAAACAAAACAATCCTTTTTTAACTTAA
- a CDS encoding SprT-like domain-containing protein: MDKVKVLERYLPPDAAPLIGRWIDYFKCEFKISRNRGTKFGDYRSPHGGKGHRISVNYDLNPYAFLVTTVHEFAHLHTWNEYKHKAKPHGTEWKSNFKKMMQPFFEKDIFPHDIKHAITSYLNNPAASSCSDLNLYRSLRKYDAPKESMLTVEKVPFKALFKIKGDRVFRKEEQLRKRFKCVEVATKRVYLFSPVAEVELVQD, encoded by the coding sequence TTGGATAAAGTAAAAGTTTTAGAAAGGTATCTTCCGCCAGACGCGGCCCCCCTGATTGGCCGCTGGATTGATTACTTTAAATGCGAATTCAAAATTTCGCGCAACCGCGGTACCAAATTTGGCGACTACCGTTCGCCTCATGGTGGTAAAGGTCACCGTATTTCTGTCAATTATGATTTAAACCCTTATGCTTTCCTGGTAACTACAGTGCATGAATTCGCGCACCTGCATACCTGGAATGAATACAAGCACAAGGCAAAGCCGCATGGCACGGAATGGAAAAGTAATTTCAAAAAAATGATGCAGCCTTTTTTTGAAAAGGATATTTTTCCGCACGACATTAAACACGCCATTACCAGCTATTTAAATAACCCTGCGGCCTCCAGCTGTTCAGATCTTAACCTGTACCGTTCCCTGCGCAAATATGACGCTCCGAAAGAATCGATGCTCACCGTAGAAAAAGTACCTTTCAAAGCCCTGTTCAAAATAAAAGGCGATCGCGTTTTCCGTAAGGAAGAACAATTGCGCAAGCGTTTTAAATGTGTGGAGGTTGCCACCAAACGGGTTTATTTATTTAGCCCGGTTGCTGAGGTGGAATTGGTGCAGGATTAG